The following proteins are encoded in a genomic region of Arachis stenosperma cultivar V10309 chromosome 4, arast.V10309.gnm1.PFL2, whole genome shotgun sequence:
- the LOC130973052 gene encoding phosphatidylinositol 3,4,5-trisphosphate 3-phosphatase and protein-tyrosine-phosphatase PTEN1, with product MGLKFTKQGPQKVDDLSLQNHMINYLTKNFIRNLVSKQRRRMLIAGYDLDMTYITDRILAMSFPAERMRAVYRNPLWQVKSVLDMTHHEHYKIYNLCIEESYDPANFHGRVEAYPFDDNHVPPLEMIKDFCESVHSWLSSDPRNIAVIHCMAGKGRTGLMVCSYLTYSGMTADEALQLYAERRTTNNEGVSIPSQRRYVRYFESVLSTPRGRVSLPQPCSRELRRIRLYDTVNICAIFFVISELQEEAPNQCYRPPVEIFRGCCREIKKGYQRTNSPRYYLSYIEEENEDGTQSEQEEPRIVVQMDTESPAIYKKTCLDYYFDQPILLTGDVRVIFYEKMIGGRLFYCCFNTAFVKNSMVQLGIQDLDKVGKKGRSICGSDFSLELLFGPANSSSVSNSDNASIVSL from the exons ATGGGGTTGAAATTTACAAAGCAGGGGCCACAAAAAGTTGATGACTTGAGTTTACAGAATCACATGATCAATTACCTTACCAAGAATTTTATTCGAAACTTGGTATCTAAGCAACGGAGACGGATGCTCATTGCCGGCTATGATCTTGACATGACATATATCACAGATAGAATATTGGCAATGTCATTTCCTGCAGAACGAATGCGAGCAGTGTATCGAAATCCTCTATGGCAGGTGAAATCTGTGTTGGACATGACACACCATGAACATTATAAG ATCTATAATCTCTGTATAGAAGAAAGTTATGATCCGGCAAACTTTCATGGACGGGTTGAAGCATACCCTTTCGATGATAACCATGTACCGCCCCTTGAAATGATCAAAGATTTTTGTGAAAGTGTGCATTCATGGCTATCAAGTGATCCAAGAAATATTGCTGTCATTCATTGCATG GCAGGGAAGGGTAGAACTGGCTTAATGGTGTGTTCATACCTAACTTATTCTGGCATGACAGCAGATGAGGCTCTTCAATTGTATGCAGAGAGAAGGACAACAAATAATGAAGGA gtatcaATACCAAGCCAACGCCGTTATGTAAGATACTTTGAAAGTGTACTTTCTACCCCTAGGGGTAGAGTGAGCTTGCCTCAACCATGTAGCAGAGAATTGCGCCGAATTCGCCTTTATGATACAGTTAACATCTGTGCAATATTCTTTGTGATTTCAGAGCTGCAGGAGGAG GCACCTAACCAGTGCTATCGTCCGCCGGTGGAAATTTTCCGAGGGTGCTGCAGAGAGATTAAGAAAGGCTATCAGAGAACCAACAGTCCTCGCTACTATCTTTCTTAtatcgaagaagaaaatgaagatggaACACAATCAGAACAAGAAGAACCTCGGATTGTTGTTCAAATGGATACAGAGAGTCCTGCAATATACAAGAAAACCTGTTTGGATTATTATTTCGACCAACCGATCCTA CTAACTGGAGATGTACGTGTCATATTCTATGAGAAAATGATAGGAGGCCGTCTCTTCTATTGCTGTTTTAATACAGCTTTTGTTAAGAACAGCATGGTACAG cTGGGAATACAGGATTTGGACAAAGTTGGGAAGAAAGGAAGATCAATATGTGGAAGTGATTTTAGCTTGGAATTACTGTTTGGTCCTGCCAATTCATCAAGTGTATCCAATAGTGACAATGCTAGTATTGTTTCCTTGTGA